AAGGCCCAAAAAAGCTATCCCAAAAATTGCATAAAGCTCTTTTTTCATAAGCGTGAAACAGCTACCGCCAAAACATTCTGACCGTCCATCCGGCGGTAATGCACTTCATCGGTCATACGCCGTACGAGAAAAATACCAAGTCCCCCTGCTTCCCGCTCATTCAAACCCGCCTTTAAATCTGGTTCCGCTGCCGCCAAGGGATCAAAAGGAATGCCGCTGTCTTCAAACTCAATGCCGAATTTGTCCTCTTCACAATACGTACGAATAACAATCTCGCCCGGCGGCACCTCATACGCATAATGGCAGATATTGACGACCACTTCTTCAATAACCAGCTCCAACTGTAAAATCCGTTTCGGACTTACTCCCGCTAGTTCCGCCTGCTCGGTGATAAAGGCAGTAATGGCCGGCACATTTTCATCCTGAGCGGCAAATATACGACTCGCTGTAGTCGACGACATAGCACTACCTCCTGCCTTGTTTTCAAAAATTCCCAGCAGCGTCTTCCGCTGTTTCGTACACTGGAAAAAAGCTGTCAAAGCCCGATACAGAAAATACCTCTTTCACCAAACCAGACAACCCGCAAAGAGCCAACGCCCCGCCTGACGCTTTCAGCTTTTTGGCAATAGACAAAACGCAACGCAAACCAGCACTGCTGACATACTCCAGTGCCGTCAGATCCAAAACAAACTTACTTCCGCCGCTTTGAATAATATCGCCGCACTGTTTCTCCCATTCCGGCGCGGTTCTTGTATCAAGACGTCCTGTTACGGCAATCACCGTACATGTCGCTTCGTTTCGTACTGAAATCTCCATAAAATAACCCCTTTCTTTACTGTAAAAACTTACAATCACTGAGATATAGAAGCAGATTGCTTGCCAGCTGCCGACGGTATGCCGCGCTAGCGCGAATATCATCAATCGGTGTTACCCCTTCTTGAACCAATGCCCCTGCATGACGCAATACTGCGTCGGACAACCGTTTCCCCTGCAAAAACCTCTCCACTTGTGGCAGTTGCACCACCGTAGGTCCCACGCTGCCCCAAGCCAGTTTCATGTGTTTTATGGTTTTATCTGCTTGCAGCTCCCATTTGGCCGCCAGACTAGCAATGGAAATAGCCAAAGCCTTGCGCCGCCCCACTTTAAAATAAGAGGAACTGGTCTGGTTCTCAGGCCGCGGAACATGCACGCCTGTCACAAATTCTCCAGAATTCAACGCCGTACGTCCATGACCTGTAATAAAATCGGCAATCGCCAAACTGTGCCGCCCTTGTCTCCCGGCCACCTCTACCGAAGCGCCCAGCACATAGAGCGGCGGCAATGTATCACCAGCAGGCGAAGCTGTACAGACATTGCCTACTAAGGTACCACTGTGGCGTATGGGAGGCGACCCCACAACAGCGACCGCCTGTCGCAGCACCGGAAAGCACTCTTCCAGTGTCGGGAAATCCAATAGCTCCTGATAGGTAACTCCAGCACCAATAAAGAGTCCATCTGCTCGCATTTCTACCTGCCGCAGTTCCTCCAAACGTTCCACAGAAAACAATACAGACGGCATAGACAACCTGCGGTGCTGTACCCAATAATCGGTACCGCCGGCAATAACGCGGCCATTTGGCTGCGTTGCCAATAGTGCCTGCATTTCCGCAACAGTACGGGGAAAGAGGATCTCCATCAGCTCGTCCTCCCCTGCAGCTTGGATGCCGCCATTAAAGCCGCCTCCACAATTTTTTGGTAACCCGTGCAACGGCATAGATTGCCGCTGATTCCCTCTCGCACTTCCGCTTCCGTCGGTAGCGGGTTACGGTGCAACAGATCGAGCACCGCCAACACCATCCCAGGAGTGCAAAAACCGCACTGCACCGCGCCGCAGTCGATAAAAGCCTGTTGTACAACCGACAAGCCTTCTTCCGTAGCTACGCCTTCGATGGTTACTACATCCGCACCCTCTAGCTGCGCCGCCGCCATCAGACAAGACAAGCGGCTGGAGCGGTTCACTAAGATCGTGCAAGCGCCGCATTCTCCTGCACCGCAACACTCTTTCGTTCCTATCAAGCCAAAATCTTCCCGCAGTAAATCTACCACTCTACGATCTGGCGGCGCATCAATGGTTACTTGTTTTCCATTTAACGTAAAAGAGACCTTCAACGTACCGCCTCCAAATCAGCTTGCCTCAAAGCGGC
This genomic window from uncultured Anaeromusa sp. contains:
- a CDS encoding ATP-binding protein, which codes for MSSTTASRIFAAQDENVPAITAFITEQAELAGVSPKRILQLELVIEEVVVNICHYAYEVPPGEIVIRTYCEEDKFGIEFEDSGIPFDPLAAAEPDLKAGLNEREAGGLGIFLVRRMTDEVHYRRMDGQNVLAVAVSRL
- a CDS encoding STAS domain-containing protein, with translation MEISVRNEATCTVIAVTGRLDTRTAPEWEKQCGDIIQSGGSKFVLDLTALEYVSSAGLRCVLSIAKKLKASGGALALCGLSGLVKEVFSVSGFDSFFPVYETAEDAAGNF
- a CDS encoding xanthine dehydrogenase family protein subunit M, giving the protein MEILFPRTVAEMQALLATQPNGRVIAGGTDYWVQHRRLSMPSVLFSVERLEELRQVEMRADGLFIGAGVTYQELLDFPTLEECFPVLRQAVAVVGSPPIRHSGTLVGNVCTASPAGDTLPPLYVLGASVEVAGRQGRHSLAIADFITGHGRTALNSGEFVTGVHVPRPENQTSSSYFKVGRRKALAISIASLAAKWELQADKTIKHMKLAWGSVGPTVVQLPQVERFLQGKRLSDAVLRHAGALVQEGVTPIDDIRASAAYRRQLASNLLLYLSDCKFLQ
- a CDS encoding (2Fe-2S)-binding protein, which produces MKVSFTLNGKQVTIDAPPDRRVVDLLREDFGLIGTKECCGAGECGACTILVNRSSRLSCLMAAAQLEGADVVTIEGVATEEGLSVVQQAFIDCGAVQCGFCTPGMVLAVLDLLHRNPLPTEAEVREGISGNLCRCTGYQKIVEAALMAASKLQGRTS